A window of the Streptomyces sp. NBC_01351 genome harbors these coding sequences:
- a CDS encoding SDR family oxidoreductase, which yields MGVLKGKTALVTGGSRGIGRAVAERLARDGALVAVHYGRDEAAAKETVTAIEAAGGAAFAIRAELGVPGDARALWAAYEAHPAHTEGVDVLVNNAGSATFAGIGEIDEEAYDRTLALNAKAPFFVIKYGLARLRDGGRIVNVTGTPDLALPAILATVTAKGATNALTRSLAAELAPRGITVNSVGPGITGTDLNAGLLADPATRAHLASRSVFHRIGTAEEVADVVAFLASPDSRWLTGQHLNATGGLQLALA from the coding sequence ATGGGCGTGCTCAAGGGGAAGACGGCACTGGTCACGGGCGGCAGCCGGGGCATCGGCCGGGCCGTCGCGGAGCGGCTGGCGCGGGACGGAGCGCTGGTCGCGGTGCACTACGGACGCGACGAGGCGGCGGCCAAGGAGACGGTGACGGCCATCGAGGCGGCCGGCGGGGCGGCTTTCGCGATCCGGGCGGAGCTCGGCGTCCCGGGCGACGCGCGGGCGCTGTGGGCGGCGTACGAGGCCCATCCCGCACACACGGAGGGCGTGGACGTGCTGGTCAACAATGCGGGGTCGGCGACCTTCGCGGGCATCGGGGAGATCGACGAGGAGGCGTACGACCGGACGCTGGCCCTCAACGCCAAGGCGCCGTTCTTCGTGATCAAGTACGGGCTGGCGCGGCTGCGGGACGGGGGCCGGATCGTGAACGTGACCGGCACCCCGGACCTCGCGCTGCCGGCGATCCTGGCCACGGTCACGGCGAAGGGCGCGACGAACGCGCTGACGAGGTCGCTCGCGGCGGAGCTCGCGCCGCGGGGGATCACCGTGAACTCGGTGGGCCCCGGCATCACCGGGACCGACCTGAACGCGGGCCTCCTCGCGGACCCCGCGACCCGGGCGCACCTGGCCTCCCGGTCGGTCTTCCACCGCATCGGCACGGCGGAGGAGGTCGCGGACGTGGTGGCCTTCCTGGCCTCCCCGGACTCCCGCTGGCTCACGGGCCAGCACCTGAACGCGACGGGCGGCCTCCAGCTGGCCCTGGCCTGA
- a CDS encoding extracellular solute-binding protein, which translates to MKRKLIAAVSVAGMMVGVAACGNGSDDKSKTDAGGAKEITVWLMDGSAPKAWLDEVNKEFAAKHPGVTVKVEEQKWKGIQEKVTTALSENTPPDVIELGNTQTAGYAVTGGLADLTKDKAKLGGDAWAKGMTASSEIDGKLYSAPWYAANRVVVYDKKAFAKAGITPPKTRDEWVAGLEKLKAADPASQPIYLPGQSWYVLAGFVWDEGGDLAVKDGGKWKGALSTPQATSAMDFYKKLQSFSTAPKDKDEATPQQSTDIVPKGGVASWIGLGWEAAGAEKALKDAGKEADFGYFPIPGKTADKPGTVFLGGSNLAVAERSKNKELAKEWLALAAGKDQMTKYAAETKGALLPNQAAANFATAPGSFAESMALAGANGKITPVTAGWANVETEPNPIKEFMTKVLNGEDAAKAAAAADAEIAKRINQ; encoded by the coding sequence GTGAAGCGCAAGCTCATCGCGGCGGTCAGTGTCGCGGGCATGATGGTCGGAGTCGCGGCGTGCGGCAACGGCAGCGACGACAAGTCGAAGACCGACGCGGGTGGCGCCAAGGAGATAACCGTCTGGCTGATGGACGGTTCCGCGCCGAAGGCCTGGCTCGACGAGGTCAACAAGGAGTTCGCGGCCAAGCACCCCGGTGTCACGGTCAAGGTCGAGGAGCAGAAGTGGAAGGGCATCCAGGAGAAGGTCACCACGGCCCTCTCCGAGAACACCCCTCCGGACGTCATTGAGCTCGGCAACACCCAGACCGCCGGCTACGCGGTCACGGGCGGCCTCGCCGATCTGACCAAGGACAAGGCCAAGCTCGGCGGGGACGCCTGGGCGAAGGGCATGACGGCCTCGTCCGAGATCGACGGGAAGCTCTACTCCGCTCCCTGGTACGCCGCCAACCGCGTCGTCGTGTACGACAAGAAGGCCTTCGCGAAGGCCGGCATCACCCCGCCGAAGACCCGCGACGAGTGGGTGGCCGGCCTGGAGAAGCTGAAGGCGGCCGACCCGGCCTCGCAGCCGATCTACCTGCCCGGCCAGAGCTGGTACGTCCTCGCCGGCTTCGTCTGGGACGAGGGCGGCGACCTGGCCGTCAAGGACGGCGGCAAGTGGAAGGGCGCGCTGAGCACCCCGCAGGCCACCTCCGCGATGGACTTCTACAAGAAGCTCCAGTCCTTCTCGACCGCCCCGAAGGACAAGGACGAGGCCACCCCGCAGCAGTCCACCGACATCGTTCCCAAGGGCGGCGTCGCCTCCTGGATCGGTCTCGGCTGGGAGGCCGCCGGAGCGGAGAAGGCCCTGAAGGACGCGGGCAAGGAGGCCGACTTCGGCTACTTCCCGATCCCGGGCAAGACCGCCGACAAGCCGGGCACCGTGTTCCTCGGCGGCTCGAACCTCGCCGTGGCCGAGCGCTCCAAGAACAAGGAGCTCGCCAAGGAGTGGCTGGCCCTCGCCGCCGGCAAGGACCAGATGACCAAGTACGCCGCCGAGACCAAGGGCGCGCTGCTCCCGAACCAGGCCGCCGCGAACTTCGCGACCGCCCCGGGCTCCTTCGCCGAGTCGATGGCCCTGGCCGGCGCCAACGGCAAGATCACCCCGGTCACCGCGGGCTGGGCGAACGTCGAGACCGAGCCGAACCCGATCAAGGAGTTCATGACCAAGGTCCTGAACGGTGAGGACGCCGCGAAGGCGGCCGCGGCCGCGGACGCCGAGATCGCGAAGCGGATCAACCAGTAA
- a CDS encoding YbdD/YjiX family protein, with the protein MSGVRRALARARFFVREFSGEAAYDRYVAHARSHDPDAEVLTRRAFERARTDAREADPREGFRCC; encoded by the coding sequence ATGAGCGGGGTCCGCCGGGCGCTGGCCCGCGCCCGGTTCTTCGTACGGGAGTTCTCGGGCGAGGCGGCGTACGACCGGTACGTCGCCCACGCCCGCTCCCACGACCCGGACGCCGAGGTCCTGACCCGGCGCGCCTTCGAACGCGCCCGCACGGACGCCCGCGAGGCGGACCCCCGCGAGGGCTTCCGCTGCTGCTGA
- a CDS encoding carbohydrate ABC transporter permease, whose amino-acid sequence MRPGTVAKNLGALLLAAVFVFPVYWMFSSALKPSSEILTKDPAFVFTPTLDNFTKATGVENFWTYVTNSVLVTVGAVLLALLVALAASFAIARMKFKGRKGLVLAVMMAQMAPWEVMVIAMYMIARDSEMLNSLPLLTAIYFAMVLPFTIWTLRGFIAAVPVTLEEAAQIDGCTRGQAFRKVIFPLLAPGLMSTSLFGFITAWNEFAMVLILNKDKTAQTLPLWLTEFQTAFGNDWGATMAASSLFAVPVLLIFIFLQRKAVGGMTAGAVKG is encoded by the coding sequence CTGCGCCCCGGGACCGTCGCCAAGAACCTCGGCGCGCTCCTGCTGGCCGCCGTCTTCGTCTTCCCCGTGTACTGGATGTTCTCCTCGGCCCTCAAGCCGTCGAGCGAGATCCTCACCAAGGACCCGGCCTTCGTCTTCACCCCGACGCTGGACAACTTCACCAAGGCCACCGGGGTCGAGAACTTCTGGACGTACGTCACCAACAGCGTGCTGGTCACCGTCGGCGCCGTCCTGCTCGCCCTCCTCGTCGCCCTCGCCGCGAGCTTCGCCATCGCCCGGATGAAGTTCAAGGGCCGCAAGGGCCTCGTGCTCGCCGTGATGATGGCCCAGATGGCCCCCTGGGAGGTCATGGTCATCGCGATGTACATGATCGCCCGCGACAGCGAGATGCTGAACAGCCTCCCGCTGCTCACCGCGATCTACTTCGCGATGGTCCTCCCCTTCACCATCTGGACGCTGCGCGGCTTCATCGCCGCGGTCCCGGTGACCCTGGAAGAGGCCGCCCAGATCGACGGATGCACCCGCGGCCAGGCCTTCCGCAAGGTGATCTTCCCGCTGCTGGCCCCCGGCCTGATGTCCACCTCGCTCTTCGGCTTCATCACCGCCTGGAACGAGTTCGCGATGGTCCTGATCCTGAACAAGGACAAGACCGCGCAGACCCTGCCGCTCTGGCTCACCGAGTTTCAGACGGCCTTCGGCAACGACTGGGGCGCCACCATGGCCGCTTCCTCGCTGTTCGCGGTCCCGGTCCTGCTGATCTTCATCTTCCTCCAGCGCAAGGCCGTCGGCGGGATGACCGCCGGCGCCGTGAAGGGATAA
- a CDS encoding TetR/AcrR family transcriptional regulator, whose protein sequence is MVTGQRGRPRSFDRDAALDKAMLAFWERGYEATSISDLTASLGIGAPSLYAAFGDKRKLFDEVVVVYGGRYADFASVALAEEPTARAAVERILTEAAAIYTDPAHPPGCMVLSAAVNTTSEEVAEALRERRNANLELFERRIRADVATGVLPADTDARALARYAGAVLQGMSQQSRDGASREELEAVAARALLAWPPA, encoded by the coding sequence ATGGTGACAGGACAGCGCGGCAGACCCCGCTCCTTCGATCGCGACGCCGCCCTCGACAAGGCCATGCTCGCCTTCTGGGAGCGCGGCTACGAGGCGACCTCGATCTCCGACCTGACCGCCTCGCTCGGCATCGGCGCGCCCAGCCTCTACGCCGCCTTCGGCGACAAGCGCAAGCTGTTCGACGAGGTCGTGGTGGTCTACGGGGGCCGCTACGCGGACTTCGCGAGCGTGGCGCTGGCCGAGGAACCCACGGCCCGCGCGGCCGTCGAGCGGATCCTGACCGAGGCCGCCGCGATCTACACCGACCCGGCCCATCCGCCGGGCTGCATGGTGCTCAGCGCGGCCGTCAACACCACCTCGGAGGAGGTCGCCGAGGCCCTGCGTGAGCGGCGCAACGCCAACCTGGAGCTGTTCGAGCGCCGGATCCGGGCCGACGTGGCCACCGGCGTGCTGCCCGCGGACACGGACGCGCGGGCGCTGGCCCGGTACGCCGGGGCGGTGCTTCAGGGGATGTCCCAGCAGTCGCGCGACGGGGCGAGCCGGGAAGAGCTGGAGGCGGTCGCGGCGCGGGCCCTGCTGGCCTGGCCGCCGGCCTAG
- a CDS encoding carbon starvation CstA family protein, producing the protein MSEPEVNGTTRDKASPGTAPGSPSPKSIAAWVLVALIGAIAWGVLALSRGEEISAAWLLAAAVGSYAIGYRFYSRFIAHRVLKVDTTRATPAERLDNGVDYHPTDRRVLFGHHFAAVAGAGPLVGPVLAAQMGYLPGTIWIVVGVIFAGAVQDMVTLFFSTRRDGRSLGQMARDEIGPVGGVAALVAVFTIMIILLAVLGLVIVNALAHSPWGVFSIGMTIPIALFMGFYLRVLRPGRVTEVSAIGVALLLLAIVAGGWVAESSLAPTFTLEKETLVLWMIGYGFFASVLPVWMLLAPRDYLSTFMKIGTIALMALGVVIAMPTLKMPAVTDFATRGDGPVFAGSMFPFVFITIACGALSGFHSLVSSGTTPKMIQKETQVRVIGYGAMLTESFVAVMAMIAATIIDPGLFFAVNSPGGVIGTTVESASQVVTNFGFAISPDALAQAAKDVEEASLLSRTGGAPTFALGMAEIFSAVIGGTGMKAFWYHFAIMFEALFILTTVDAGTRVGRFMLQDTLGNVHKSFKNVSWKPGVWLASAVVVGGWGYFLWVGIKDPLGGINQLFPLFGIANQLLAAVALAVCTTLLVKSGRLKWAWVTGVPLAWDVAVTLTASYQKVFSDDVKVGFFAQRDKYQGGIDAGKVLPPAKNMDDMHTVVTNATVDGVLSALFAVLIIIVLADAARTCFKAIAHPESVRLSEVPWTESKIVAPAGLIPTAAERAELAAAGLDSGGGRVKEPAAS; encoded by the coding sequence ATGTCTGAACCGGAAGTAAACGGAACGACACGGGACAAGGCGAGTCCGGGCACCGCGCCGGGCTCGCCCTCTCCGAAGTCCATTGCCGCATGGGTACTCGTCGCACTCATCGGCGCCATCGCCTGGGGCGTGCTCGCCCTCTCCCGCGGCGAGGAGATTTCCGCCGCCTGGCTGCTCGCCGCCGCGGTCGGCTCGTACGCCATCGGCTACCGCTTCTACTCCCGCTTCATCGCCCACCGCGTGCTGAAGGTGGACACCACCCGGGCCACCCCCGCCGAACGCCTTGACAACGGTGTCGACTACCACCCCACCGACCGTCGGGTGCTCTTCGGCCACCACTTCGCCGCCGTCGCCGGCGCCGGCCCGCTCGTCGGGCCCGTGCTCGCCGCGCAGATGGGCTACCTGCCGGGCACCATCTGGATCGTCGTGGGCGTCATCTTCGCCGGCGCCGTCCAGGACATGGTCACGCTGTTCTTCTCCACCCGGCGCGACGGCCGCTCGCTCGGCCAGATGGCCCGGGACGAGATCGGCCCGGTCGGCGGAGTCGCCGCCCTGGTCGCCGTGTTCACCATCATGATCATCCTGCTGGCGGTGCTCGGCCTGGTCATCGTGAACGCCCTGGCGCACTCCCCGTGGGGCGTCTTCTCCATCGGCATGACCATCCCGATCGCCCTCTTCATGGGCTTCTACCTGCGCGTGCTGCGGCCGGGCCGGGTCACCGAGGTCTCCGCCATCGGCGTCGCGCTGCTGCTGCTCGCCATCGTCGCGGGCGGCTGGGTCGCCGAGTCCTCCCTCGCCCCCACCTTCACGCTGGAGAAGGAGACGCTGGTCCTCTGGATGATCGGGTACGGCTTCTTCGCCTCGGTGCTGCCGGTGTGGATGCTGCTCGCGCCCCGCGACTACCTCTCCACCTTCATGAAGATCGGCACCATCGCGCTGATGGCCCTGGGCGTGGTCATCGCCATGCCGACCCTGAAGATGCCCGCGGTCACCGACTTCGCGACCCGCGGCGACGGCCCGGTCTTCGCCGGCTCGATGTTCCCCTTCGTCTTCATCACCATCGCGTGCGGGGCCCTGTCCGGCTTCCACTCACTGGTCTCCTCGGGCACCACCCCGAAGATGATCCAGAAGGAGACGCAGGTCCGGGTCATCGGCTACGGCGCGATGCTCACCGAGTCCTTCGTCGCCGTCATGGCGATGATCGCGGCCACCATCATCGATCCCGGTCTGTTCTTCGCGGTGAACTCCCCCGGCGGCGTCATCGGCACCACGGTCGAGAGCGCCTCGCAGGTGGTGACCAACTTCGGCTTCGCCATCAGCCCGGACGCCCTCGCGCAGGCCGCGAAGGACGTCGAGGAGGCGAGCCTGCTCTCCCGTACCGGTGGCGCGCCGACCTTCGCACTCGGAATGGCGGAGATCTTCTCGGCCGTGATCGGCGGCACCGGAATGAAGGCGTTCTGGTACCACTTCGCCATCATGTTCGAGGCGTTGTTCATCCTGACGACCGTGGACGCGGGCACCCGCGTGGGACGGTTCATGCTCCAGGACACCCTCGGCAACGTGCACAAGTCCTTCAAGAACGTCAGCTGGAAGCCCGGCGTGTGGCTGGCGAGCGCCGTCGTCGTCGGCGGCTGGGGCTACTTCCTGTGGGTCGGCATCAAGGACCCGCTGGGCGGCATCAACCAGCTCTTCCCGCTGTTCGGCATCGCGAACCAGCTCCTCGCCGCCGTCGCCCTGGCCGTCTGCACCACCCTGCTGGTCAAGTCCGGGCGGCTCAAGTGGGCCTGGGTGACGGGTGTTCCGCTGGCGTGGGACGTGGCCGTGACGCTCACCGCGAGCTACCAGAAGGTCTTCTCGGACGACGTGAAGGTCGGCTTCTTCGCGCAGCGCGACAAATACCAGGGCGGGATCGACGCGGGCAAGGTGCTGCCGCCCGCCAAGAACATGGACGACATGCACACCGTCGTCACCAACGCCACGGTGGACGGCGTGCTGTCGGCGCTGTTCGCGGTGCTGATCATCATCGTGCTCGCCGACGCGGCCCGGACCTGTTTCAAGGCCATCGCCCACCCGGAGTCGGTGCGGCTCTCCGAGGTCCCGTGGACCGAGTCGAAGATCGTCGCCCCGGCCGGGCTGATCCCGACCGCGGCCGAGCGGGCCGAGCTCGCCGCGGCCGGCCTGGACTCGGGCGGCGGACGGGTCAAGGAACCGGCGGCGTCATGA
- a CDS encoding GNAT family N-acetyltransferase — protein MDIVIRAALPAEYEQLGEITAQAYLGDGLLGSGEAFYVAVLRDVAGRAADAEVLVAVDESGLLGGVAFAPPGSPLADVAGPGEAEFRMLAVSSEARGRGAGEALVRACMARARELEGVTHLVLSTQRGMTGAQRIYDRLGFVRTPERDWAPVPGLTLLTYRLEL, from the coding sequence ATGGACATCGTGATCAGGGCGGCGCTGCCCGCCGAATACGAACAGCTCGGCGAGATCACCGCGCAGGCGTACCTGGGCGACGGGCTCCTCGGCTCCGGCGAGGCGTTCTACGTGGCCGTCCTGCGGGACGTCGCCGGGCGGGCCGCCGACGCCGAGGTGCTCGTGGCCGTCGACGAGAGCGGTTTGCTCGGCGGCGTGGCCTTCGCCCCGCCCGGCAGCCCGCTGGCCGACGTCGCCGGGCCCGGCGAGGCGGAGTTCCGGATGCTGGCCGTCTCCAGCGAGGCACGCGGACGCGGCGCCGGCGAGGCCCTGGTGCGCGCCTGCATGGCCCGCGCCCGGGAGTTGGAGGGCGTCACGCACCTGGTGCTCTCGACCCAGCGCGGGATGACCGGCGCCCAGCGGATCTACGACCGGCTCGGCTTCGTCCGCACGCCCGAGCGGGACTGGGCGCCGGTCCCGGGCCTGACCCTGCTCACCTACCGCCTGGAGCTGTAG
- a CDS encoding glycoside hydrolase family 3 protein, translating into MTVLAHRVTASDSNDGLTRDALAVLQPGFEGTTAPAWLLRQVAEGLTAVGLFGRNITSPEQLAALTAQLRTERDDVLVAIDEEGGDVTRLEVRGGSSFPGNLALGAVDDTELTRDVARELGRRLAECGVNLNWAPSADVNSNPDNPVIGVRSFGADTHLTARHTAAYVEGLQAAGVAACTKHFPGHGDTNVDSHHALPRIDVDLDTLVARELVPFKAAIEAGTKAVMSAHILVPSLDPTRPATLSPQILTGLLRKELGYEGLIVTDGMEMHAIAGTYGIERGSVLAIAAGADAICVGGGLADEATVLRLRDALVAAVREGTLPEERLADAAARVRALAEWTSRARPDARQEGSGASGIGLTAARRALVLTGATAPLTGPYVATLAPVANIAVGDETPWGVAAELARLLPDTASGTYPQGATAGDILAAAGDRTVVAVVRDAHRHPWMTEALDALVAARPDTVVVEMGLPRAEPRGALHIATHGAARVCGRAAAEVIAGA; encoded by the coding sequence ATGACTGTCCTTGCGCACCGGGTCACCGCGTCCGATTCGAACGACGGCCTCACCCGCGACGCCCTCGCGGTGCTCCAGCCCGGCTTCGAAGGCACCACCGCCCCCGCCTGGCTGCTGCGCCAGGTCGCCGAAGGCCTCACCGCCGTCGGCCTCTTCGGCCGCAACATCACCTCGCCCGAACAGCTCGCCGCGCTCACCGCGCAGCTGCGTACCGAGCGCGACGACGTCCTCGTCGCCATCGACGAGGAGGGCGGCGACGTCACCCGCCTCGAAGTGCGGGGCGGCTCCTCCTTCCCCGGCAACCTGGCCCTCGGCGCCGTCGACGACACCGAGCTGACCCGGGACGTGGCCCGCGAACTGGGCCGCCGCCTCGCCGAATGCGGGGTCAACCTCAACTGGGCCCCGTCGGCGGACGTCAACTCCAACCCCGACAACCCGGTGATCGGCGTACGGTCCTTCGGCGCCGACACCCACCTCACCGCCCGGCACACCGCCGCCTACGTCGAGGGCCTCCAGGCCGCCGGCGTCGCCGCCTGCACCAAGCACTTCCCGGGCCACGGCGACACCAACGTCGACTCGCACCACGCGCTCCCGCGCATCGACGTCGACCTCGACACCCTGGTCGCCCGCGAGCTGGTCCCCTTCAAAGCCGCCATCGAGGCCGGCACCAAGGCCGTGATGAGCGCGCACATCCTGGTGCCCTCGCTCGACCCGACCCGCCCGGCCACGCTCAGCCCGCAGATCCTGACCGGCCTGCTGCGCAAGGAGCTGGGCTACGAGGGCCTCATCGTCACCGACGGCATGGAGATGCACGCCATCGCCGGGACGTACGGGATCGAACGCGGCTCCGTACTCGCCATCGCGGCCGGCGCCGACGCCATCTGCGTCGGCGGCGGACTCGCCGACGAGGCGACCGTCCTGCGGCTGCGCGACGCGCTCGTCGCGGCCGTCCGCGAGGGCACCCTCCCCGAGGAACGCCTCGCCGACGCCGCCGCCCGGGTGCGGGCGCTCGCCGAATGGACCAGCCGGGCCAGGCCGGACGCGCGGCAGGAGGGGAGCGGCGCGTCCGGCATCGGCCTGACGGCGGCCCGCCGCGCCCTCGTCCTCACGGGTGCGACCGCGCCGCTCACCGGCCCGTACGTCGCCACGCTCGCGCCCGTCGCGAACATCGCGGTGGGGGACGAGACCCCGTGGGGCGTGGCGGCGGAGCTGGCCCGACTGCTCCCGGACACGGCCTCGGGCACCTACCCGCAGGGCGCCACGGCCGGGGACATCCTCGCGGCGGCGGGGGACCGCACGGTCGTCGCCGTGGTCCGCGACGCGCACCGGCACCCGTGGATGACCGAGGCCCTGGACGCACTGGTCGCGGCCCGACCCGACACGGTGGTGGTCGAAATGGGCCTGCCGCGCGCGGAGCCGCGGGGGGCGCTGCACATCGCCACGCACGGAGCCGCGCGCGTCTGCGGGCGGGCTGCCGCCGAGGTCATCGCGGGGGCTTAG
- a CDS encoding carbohydrate ABC transporter permease, with protein MTVHSQGAATSAPQDAPLKSAGRPPKAPAGAGATGPASPRGGRRSLPSGWLPYLLIGPAVLSLAALLLYPLIKNVILSFQDINKIEFIQRKYPSAGFGNYTELLGDSNFWTVVVRSFAFTMANVALIMVLGSLIGILLNKLGKWMRLVLSMALVMAWAMPIVASVQVFTWLFDEQFGVMNWVMRTIGVSGYEQHNWFETGLSTLTIVTLLVVWGSIPFVALNMYAGLTTVSAELYEAARMDGANGWQTFWKVVFPNLKPFFLITTFLEVIWVFKAFTQVYAMNKGGPDRASEILPVFAYVEGQSQSHYGLAAAISVLTILILVVVMSFYFRLILKQEEEQ; from the coding sequence ATGACCGTGCACTCCCAGGGAGCGGCGACCAGCGCTCCACAGGACGCACCACTGAAGTCCGCCGGACGACCGCCGAAGGCACCGGCCGGCGCCGGAGCCACCGGCCCGGCGTCTCCTCGCGGGGGCAGAAGGTCGCTCCCCTCGGGGTGGCTGCCCTATCTCCTGATCGGGCCCGCGGTGCTCAGCCTCGCGGCCCTGCTGCTCTACCCGCTGATCAAGAACGTGATCCTGTCCTTCCAGGACATCAACAAGATCGAGTTCATCCAGCGGAAGTACCCGTCCGCCGGGTTCGGCAACTACACCGAACTCCTCGGCGACTCGAACTTCTGGACCGTCGTCGTCCGAAGCTTCGCCTTCACCATGGCCAACGTCGCATTGATCATGGTGCTCGGCAGCCTCATCGGCATCCTGCTCAACAAGCTCGGCAAGTGGATGCGCCTGGTCCTGTCGATGGCGCTGGTGATGGCCTGGGCCATGCCGATCGTCGCCTCCGTACAGGTCTTCACCTGGCTGTTCGACGAGCAGTTCGGCGTCATGAACTGGGTCATGCGCACCATCGGAGTCTCCGGCTACGAACAGCACAACTGGTTCGAGACCGGCCTCTCCACCCTGACCATCGTCACCCTCCTGGTGGTCTGGGGCTCCATCCCCTTCGTCGCCCTCAACATGTACGCCGGTCTGACCACGGTCAGCGCCGAGCTGTACGAGGCGGCCCGGATGGACGGCGCCAACGGCTGGCAGACCTTCTGGAAGGTCGTCTTCCCGAACCTCAAGCCCTTCTTCCTCATCACCACGTTCCTCGAGGTGATCTGGGTCTTCAAGGCCTTCACCCAGGTCTACGCCATGAACAAGGGCGGCCCCGACCGCGCCTCCGAGATCCTCCCGGTGTTCGCCTACGTGGAGGGCCAGAGCCAGTCCCACTACGGCCTCGCCGCCGCGATCTCCGTCCTGACGATCCTGATCCTCGTGGTCGTCATGTCCTTCTACTTCCGCCTGATCCTGAAGCAGGAGGAGGAGCAGTGA
- the nagB gene encoding glucosamine-6-phosphate deaminase, whose translation MEVVIVPDAKAGGELIAEAMAALVRRKPDALLGVATGSTPLPIYEALAAKVAAGAVDASRARICQLDEYVGLPTGHPESYRAVVLREVVEPLGLSKASFMGPDGSAEDIVGACEAYDRALAEAGGVDLQLLGIGTDGHIGFNEPCSSLASRTRIKTLTEQTRVDNARFFDNDIDQVPHHVITQGIGTILDARHLVLLATGEGKAEAVAQTVEGPLSALVPASALQLHRHATVVVDEAAASKLKLAEYFRHTYANKPAWQGL comes from the coding sequence GTGGAAGTTGTCATCGTCCCGGACGCCAAGGCAGGCGGCGAGCTCATCGCGGAGGCCATGGCCGCCCTGGTCCGCCGCAAGCCCGACGCCCTGCTCGGCGTGGCGACCGGCTCTACCCCGCTGCCCATCTACGAGGCCCTCGCCGCCAAGGTCGCGGCCGGCGCGGTGGACGCCTCCCGGGCCCGCATCTGCCAGCTCGACGAGTACGTCGGCCTGCCGACCGGGCACCCCGAGTCCTACCGGGCCGTCGTGCTGCGCGAGGTCGTGGAGCCGCTGGGCCTGTCCAAGGCCTCCTTCATGGGCCCCGACGGCTCCGCCGAGGACATCGTCGGCGCCTGCGAGGCCTACGACCGGGCGCTCGCCGAGGCCGGCGGCGTCGACCTCCAGCTGCTGGGCATCGGCACGGACGGGCACATCGGCTTCAACGAGCCCTGCTCCTCCCTCGCCTCCCGCACCCGGATCAAGACGCTGACCGAGCAGACCCGCGTGGACAACGCGCGCTTCTTCGACAACGACATAGACCAGGTGCCCCACCACGTCATCACCCAGGGCATCGGCACCATCCTCGACGCCCGCCACCTGGTCCTCCTGGCCACCGGCGAGGGCAAGGCCGAGGCCGTCGCGCAGACCGTCGAGGGCCCGCTGTCCGCGCTGGTCCCCGCCTCCGCGCTGCAGCTGCACCGGCACGCGACCGTCGTCGTGGACGAGGCCGCCGCGTCGAAGCTGAAGCTGGCCGAGTACTTCCGTCACACGTACGCCAACAAGCCGGCCTGGCAGGGCCTGTAG
- a CDS encoding GntR family transcriptional regulator encodes MATEGAITEPEGGAATRTARVPKYYRLKRHLLDMTETLPPGTPVPPERTLAAEFDTSRTTVRQALQELVVEGRLERIQGKGTFVAKPKVSQALQLTSYTEDMRAQGLEPTSQLLDIGYVTADDTLAGLLKINTGGRVLRIERLRLASGEPMAIETTHLSAKRFPALRRSLAKYTSLYTALAEVYDVHLAEAEETIETSLATPREAGLLGTDVGLPMLMLSRHSLDADGEPVEWVRSVYRGDRYKFVARLKRPTV; translated from the coding sequence ATGGCCACCGAAGGGGCGATCACGGAGCCGGAGGGCGGGGCAGCCACCCGCACGGCGCGTGTACCCAAGTACTACCGACTCAAGCGGCACTTGCTCGACATGACCGAGACACTGCCGCCCGGCACCCCGGTCCCGCCGGAGCGCACGCTCGCGGCCGAATTCGACACCTCGCGGACCACCGTCCGGCAGGCCCTCCAGGAACTGGTCGTGGAGGGACGACTGGAACGGATCCAGGGCAAAGGCACCTTCGTCGCCAAACCCAAGGTCTCCCAGGCCCTGCAACTCACCTCCTACACGGAGGACATGCGCGCCCAGGGACTGGAACCGACCTCCCAGCTCCTGGACATCGGCTACGTGACGGCCGACGACACCCTCGCCGGCCTGCTGAAGATCAACACCGGCGGGCGGGTGCTGCGCATCGAGCGGCTGCGCCTCGCCAGCGGCGAGCCGATGGCCATCGAGACCACCCACCTCTCGGCCAAGCGCTTCCCCGCGCTGCGCCGCTCGCTGGCCAAGTACACCTCCCTCTACACCGCCCTCGCCGAGGTGTACGACGTGCACCTGGCCGAGGCCGAGGAGACCATCGAGACCTCGCTGGCCACCCCGCGCGAGGCCGGCCTGCTCGGCACCGACGTCGGCCTGCCGATGCTGATGCTCTCCCGGCACTCCCTGGACGCCGACGGCGAACCGGTGGAGTGGGTGCGGTCCGTGTACCGCGGCGACCGCTACAAGTTCGTCGCGCGGCTCAAGCGGCCCACCGTCTGA